The Cohnella abietis genome has a segment encoding these proteins:
- the argH gene encoding argininosuccinate lyase — translation MSKLWGGRFTKKTDQLVEEYTASITFDKELAEEDIQGSLAHVTMLGQCGIIPSEDVEKIKEGLLKVRLRIVNGEQEFLIADEDIHMNIEKALIDEIGPVGGKLHTGRSRNDQVATDMHLYLRKRVVEFVDQLHKLQAALIGQAKQNLDTIVPGYTHLQRAQPILFAHHLMAYVSMFGRDIERLQDSYKRIDMLPLGAGALAGTTFAIDRQFTAQQLNFGRVYENSLDAVSDRDFIVEFLSGASLIMMHLSRLSEELILWSSTEFQFVELDDAFCTGSSIMPQKKNPDVPELVRGKTGRVYGNLVGLLTVLKSLPLAYNKDMQEDKEGMFDTVKTLQGALQLFASMIETMKVRKDKMRRAVDQDFSNATDIADFLVNKGLPFRQAHEVIGKTVLYCIQQNKFLLDLTLEEFKQFSQLFDDRIYDVLQPEAVVNARNVYGGTATPQVTAAIARAEAELVHTAQWIAEYEAKSGLERG, via the coding sequence ATGAGTAAGCTATGGGGCGGACGGTTCACGAAGAAGACCGACCAGCTAGTGGAAGAATATACAGCTTCAATAACGTTCGATAAGGAGCTGGCTGAGGAAGATATCCAAGGCAGCTTAGCGCACGTAACAATGCTAGGACAATGTGGCATTATTCCTTCCGAGGATGTTGAGAAGATCAAGGAAGGATTGTTAAAGGTTCGCCTGCGTATCGTTAACGGAGAACAGGAATTCCTCATCGCTGATGAAGATATTCATATGAATATCGAGAAAGCATTGATCGATGAGATTGGACCAGTAGGCGGCAAGCTTCACACAGGCCGTAGCCGTAACGACCAAGTGGCGACGGACATGCATTTGTATCTGCGCAAGCGGGTAGTCGAGTTTGTGGATCAGCTACATAAGCTGCAAGCCGCACTTATTGGACAAGCTAAGCAGAACCTGGATACTATCGTTCCGGGTTATACGCATCTCCAACGTGCGCAGCCGATTCTGTTCGCGCATCATTTAATGGCTTACGTGTCCATGTTTGGCCGTGACATTGAACGTCTGCAAGACAGCTACAAGCGTATCGACATGCTGCCTTTAGGTGCAGGGGCGCTTGCGGGTACAACCTTCGCAATCGACCGTCAGTTTACGGCTCAGCAGCTTAATTTCGGCCGTGTTTATGAAAACAGTCTAGATGCTGTTAGTGACCGCGATTTTATCGTGGAATTCCTAAGCGGCGCTTCCTTGATCATGATGCACTTATCGCGTCTAAGCGAGGAGTTAATTCTATGGTCAAGCACTGAATTTCAATTCGTTGAACTAGATGATGCATTCTGCACAGGCTCCAGTATTATGCCTCAGAAGAAAAACCCAGACGTACCGGAGCTCGTTCGCGGGAAAACGGGACGTGTCTATGGCAATCTAGTAGGTCTTCTGACCGTGCTTAAGTCGCTGCCACTGGCTTACAACAAGGATATGCAGGAAGACAAGGAAGGCATGTTCGACACCGTTAAAACGTTGCAGGGAGCGCTTCAGCTGTTTGCTTCAATGATAGAGACGATGAAGGTGCGCAAAGACAAAATGCGTCGCGCTGTCGACCAAGACTTCTCGAACGCTACCGATATTGCAGATTTCCTCGTTAACAAAGGCTTACCGTTCCGCCAAGCTCATGAGGTTATCGGCAAGACTGTTCTGTATTGCATTCAGCAGAACAAGTTCCTGCTTGATCTGACATTGGAAGAATTCAAGCAGTTCTCTCAGTTGTTCGATGATCGTATCTATGATGTTCTGCAGCCAGAAGCGGTCGTTAATGCCCGTAATGTTTACGGTGGCACGGCAACGCCGCAAGTAACGGCAGCTATCGCTCGCGCTGAAGCCGAGCTAGTGCACACCGCACAATGGATAGCCGAGTACGAGGCGAAATCAGGATTGGAGCGGGGCTAG
- a CDS encoding VanW family protein: MKKGLLLTFFLVLVVAGAGVGGTIYYGSDTTLPDRFIVSDLELGGQSPDAALRAIQTELTEAENTTITFIPPDKEGSFSSTSIPETTWTLKQLGMTIEATDAVKAVQEYRDASLWDRAVMRYRKNTKTDFEINVSWDDEILRKKVASSWGNVAGTPSKEATRIINDQDEVVYTPEVIGTKLDIPSLLATIKTFKPKSLSIQSDVGNVRNHTVTLPILESIPEVTVASLKEEGISRKLIEFTTAFTTSGEGRSHNVTVAAKALNETLLMPGEIFEYGKIVDKADKEFGYKEAPVILKGKLTPGIGGGICQVSSTLYNAALLTGLDIVERRNHSLVVHYLPKGLDATFADGFVNFKFRNSTGKQLLIRTVVKDKTVTVKLFGTMPDNVSYRTETEEVKVNQPKIVYVANDKLTIGKQEVLQKGEPGYVIESYRIKLVNGEVKERKKLSKDTYRTQDSLIAVNPNDPRLNPEGSTPSPGATPSPGSTEGPVEPV, from the coding sequence ATGAAAAAGGGATTATTACTTACATTCTTTCTCGTACTTGTTGTTGCTGGGGCAGGGGTTGGAGGAACAATCTACTATGGGAGTGACACGACGCTTCCTGACCGCTTTATTGTTTCCGACCTTGAGCTAGGAGGTCAGTCACCGGATGCGGCGTTGAGAGCAATTCAGACTGAGTTAACGGAAGCGGAAAATACCACGATTACTTTTATCCCACCTGATAAGGAAGGCTCGTTCTCGAGCACCTCTATTCCGGAAACAACCTGGACTCTTAAGCAGCTTGGGATGACAATAGAAGCTACAGATGCTGTAAAGGCAGTGCAAGAATATCGAGACGCGTCTTTGTGGGATCGTGCAGTCATGCGCTATCGTAAAAACACAAAAACGGATTTCGAAATTAATGTCTCATGGGATGATGAGATATTGCGTAAAAAAGTAGCTTCCTCATGGGGCAATGTAGCTGGAACTCCTTCTAAGGAGGCAACTCGAATAATTAATGACCAAGACGAGGTCGTCTATACTCCCGAAGTCATTGGAACAAAGCTGGATATCCCTTCACTGCTAGCTACGATAAAAACTTTCAAGCCTAAGAGCTTGTCTATTCAATCCGATGTTGGGAACGTGCGGAATCACACTGTGACACTGCCCATTCTGGAATCTATTCCTGAGGTTACTGTAGCCTCCTTGAAGGAAGAAGGCATCAGCCGTAAGCTGATCGAGTTCACTACGGCCTTTACGACAAGCGGTGAAGGTCGCTCTCACAACGTGACGGTAGCCGCAAAAGCCTTGAATGAGACACTGCTCATGCCGGGCGAGATTTTCGAATATGGCAAAATTGTTGATAAGGCAGATAAGGAATTCGGCTACAAAGAAGCTCCTGTTATTCTTAAAGGCAAGCTGACTCCTGGCATCGGTGGAGGGATTTGCCAAGTATCGAGCACATTGTATAATGCGGCTTTGCTCACCGGATTGGATATTGTTGAACGCCGCAATCATTCTCTTGTCGTACACTATTTGCCTAAAGGACTCGATGCGACCTTTGCTGATGGCTTTGTTAATTTTAAGTTCCGTAATTCAACGGGTAAGCAATTATTGATACGTACTGTCGTTAAGGACAAAACCGTTACAGTTAAGCTTTTCGGAACAATGCCGGACAACGTCTCCTATCGGACGGAAACGGAGGAAGTAAAGGTTAATCAGCCGAAAATTGTTTATGTGGCCAACGATAAGCTGACTATAGGCAAGCAAGAAGTGCTACAGAAGGGCGAGCCTGGCTACGTCATCGAATCTTACCGGATCAAGCTAGTTAACGGCGAGGTTAAGGAACGCAAGAAGCTATCCAAGGACACTTACAGGACACAGGACTCTCTAATCGCTGTTAATCCGAACGATCCAAGGCTCAACCCTGAGGGAAGTACACCCTCTCCCGGTGCTACCCCTTCGCCTGGCTCGACCGAAGGTCCAGTAGAGCCGGTTTGA